A single window of Desulfovibrio sp. G11 DNA harbors:
- a CDS encoding Hsp20/alpha crystallin family protein, protein MRNALRLVPNRWFVPREALRRREGAGQSVDDIDRFFQGLFQGMLTPWGIMRGEWASNPKEGDALTPCMDLTSSEKGYALSMELPGVAPENVDVSVQDRELVVSGEKQRETTEENENSHVTERVFGSFKRTLILPEDADVNSITANHKDGVLTVCIPRKPEALPETKKIEITKG, encoded by the coding sequence ATGCGTAACGCTCTCAGACTTGTCCCCAATCGTTGGTTTGTGCCGCGCGAAGCCCTGCGCCGCCGCGAAGGCGCGGGCCAGTCAGTGGATGACATTGACAGATTTTTTCAGGGGCTGTTTCAGGGAATGCTGACGCCATGGGGGATCATGCGCGGAGAATGGGCCTCGAATCCTAAAGAAGGCGACGCGCTCACGCCCTGCATGGACCTGACCAGTAGTGAAAAAGGCTATGCCCTGAGCATGGAATTACCGGGAGTGGCTCCAGAAAATGTCGACGTTTCGGTGCAGGATCGCGAGCTTGTCGTCAGTGGCGAAAAACAGCGCGAGACAACCGAGGAAAATGAAAACAGCCATGTGACGGAACGCGTTTTCGGTTCTTTCAAAAGAACGCTGATTCTGCCGGAAGATGCCGATGTGAACAGCATAACCGCCAACCATAAGGATGGCGTGCTGACGGTCTGCATTCCGCGTAAACCGGAAGCATTGCCGGAAACGAAAAAGATAGAGATCACCAAGGGCTGA
- a CDS encoding flagellin N-terminal helical domain-containing protein encodes MYINHNQMATQVANTLTSHYGNLSNSVQRLSTGLRINSAADDAAGLAIRELMRTDIAALQQGVRNANDAISLIQTADGALAVIDEKLIRMKELAEQAATGTYDSTQRLMIESEYQAMASEITRIANATDFNGIYLLNGNLSSDTHNGSDLTATGKLKVHFGSMNDSAEDYYYIKIGNSTASALGVGNQADKTSAAYTVSTQEAAQKALVGLNDAVISKDKIRAHLGALQNRLENTISNLTTQSQNLQAAESRISDVDVATEMTAFVRNQILTQSAVAMLSQANSMPQMALSLISR; translated from the coding sequence ATGTATATCAATCATAACCAGATGGCCACCCAGGTGGCCAACACGCTGACATCGCACTATGGCAACCTGTCAAATTCGGTGCAGCGTTTGTCCACGGGCCTGCGCATCAACTCCGCGGCCGACGACGCCGCTGGCCTCGCCATCCGCGAACTGATGCGTACCGACATCGCCGCCCTGCAGCAGGGTGTCCGCAACGCCAACGACGCCATTTCCCTCATCCAGACCGCCGACGGCGCTCTGGCCGTTATTGACGAAAAGCTCATACGCATGAAGGAACTGGCCGAACAGGCAGCCACCGGCACCTATGACTCCACACAGCGCCTGATGATCGAATCGGAGTACCAGGCCATGGCTTCGGAAATTACCCGAATCGCCAATGCCACGGACTTCAACGGCATCTACCTGCTGAACGGCAACCTGTCGAGCGACACGCACAACGGCAGCGATCTTACAGCCACCGGCAAGCTGAAGGTGCACTTCGGCAGCATGAACGACTCGGCTGAAGACTACTACTACATCAAGATCGGCAACAGCACCGCCTCTGCCCTGGGTGTGGGCAATCAGGCCGACAAGACATCTGCCGCCTACACGGTTTCCACGCAGGAAGCCGCGCAGAAGGCCCTTGTGGGCCTCAACGACGCCGTGATCTCCAAGGACAAGATCCGCGCTCACCTTGGCGCGTTGCAGAACAGGCTGGAAAACACCATTTCCAACCTGACCACCCAGTCGCAGAATCTGCAGGCTGCCGAATCCCGCATTTCCGACGTGGACGTGGCCACGGAAATGACGGCGTTCGTACGCAACCAGATCCTCACCCAGTCCGCTGTGGCCATGCTTTCGCAGGCCAACAGCATGCCCCAGATGGCGCTTTCGCTTATTTCGAGGTAG
- a CDS encoding cobaltochelatase CobT-related protein: MIRSKDVLNCLPLLASVLGDQYGVQVRISGNEACTNGKVIYLPALPMDCEPELLAMARGFVDHEAAHIRHTDFAALKAAKLDPVTFNLFNCLEDWRIEKKLSGIFPGCRHNLNWLIRRFFVEEAEPRAGGDSPALAVLDYVLLTVRAWDVEEVNKPRMAAADALRQHFPGLKEVLDATLVKVRIHCPDTTSTIAYARQLVQSIRQWEPQQQTESDENNVQKGGRKTNIKEGRRKAHASGAHEGHRSDAVHSGSTPQPEQNPTSACASQTQQPTSSSRTKDQLAALFHTEAQDLPQALGDILSGALTRCQAESAYETVTVAVEGFRPSEALPEAQKQQALKASIALRTRLQGLLQAQTQKRCSIGRRGALHPGSLHRLQTGNPRIFRREAEQAGLNTAVHILLDVSGSMSGIPIVLAKQACFAVAKALENIKGVNPAVTAFPATASISSVFPIMRHGQKVPDSFDINASGGTPLAAALWWVMQTMLFLKEQRKIILIITDGIPDSTHAAIHAVNVAQKLGYEVYGLGIRDEHVAHLLPQTSRVINDLPDLAPGMFDMLQDALLKGWAS, translated from the coding sequence ATGATACGCTCCAAAGACGTTCTCAACTGCCTGCCCCTGCTGGCGTCCGTGCTTGGCGACCAGTACGGGGTGCAGGTACGTATCAGTGGCAATGAAGCCTGCACCAACGGCAAGGTTATCTATTTGCCTGCATTGCCTATGGATTGCGAGCCTGAATTGCTGGCAATGGCTCGCGGATTCGTGGATCACGAGGCGGCCCATATAAGGCACACGGATTTTGCTGCACTCAAGGCTGCCAAGCTTGATCCTGTAACCTTCAATCTCTTTAACTGCCTGGAAGATTGGCGCATTGAGAAAAAGCTGTCTGGCATTTTTCCTGGCTGCCGACATAACCTGAACTGGTTGATACGACGATTCTTTGTAGAAGAAGCAGAGCCAAGGGCCGGGGGAGATTCCCCGGCCCTTGCTGTTTTGGACTATGTGCTGTTGACCGTGCGGGCCTGGGATGTGGAAGAGGTGAACAAGCCGCGCATGGCAGCAGCAGATGCGCTACGCCAGCACTTCCCCGGCCTGAAGGAAGTGCTGGATGCCACCTTGGTCAAAGTCCGCATACATTGCCCTGATACTACTTCCACCATCGCCTATGCTCGGCAGTTGGTACAGAGCATTCGGCAGTGGGAGCCGCAACAGCAGACAGAAAGTGACGAAAACAACGTGCAAAAAGGAGGAAGAAAGACAAATATTAAAGAAGGGCGGCGTAAAGCTCACGCTTCAGGGGCGCATGAGGGGCACAGATCTGATGCCGTCCACAGCGGTTCCACACCTCAACCGGAGCAAAATCCCACGTCCGCTTGTGCTTCTCAAACGCAGCAGCCCACATCCTCCAGCAGGACCAAGGATCAACTCGCAGCCCTGTTCCACACCGAGGCGCAAGACCTGCCGCAAGCCTTGGGGGATATTCTTTCAGGGGCACTTACACGTTGTCAGGCAGAATCAGCCTATGAAACTGTTACGGTTGCCGTGGAGGGTTTTCGTCCATCGGAGGCCTTGCCGGAGGCCCAAAAGCAGCAAGCTCTTAAGGCCAGTATTGCCCTGCGCACACGCCTTCAGGGTCTTTTGCAGGCTCAGACACAAAAGCGGTGCAGCATCGGTCGGCGCGGGGCCTTACACCCCGGCTCGCTCCATCGGCTGCAAACGGGCAATCCGCGCATTTTCCGCAGGGAGGCAGAACAAGCTGGCCTCAACACTGCTGTGCATATCCTGCTGGATGTCAGCGGCAGCATGAGCGGCATACCCATCGTTTTGGCAAAGCAGGCGTGCTTTGCTGTGGCAAAAGCACTGGAGAATATCAAAGGCGTCAATCCAGCGGTCACGGCTTTTCCCGCGACAGCTTCCATAAGTTCTGTATTCCCCATCATGCGGCATGGTCAAAAGGTGCCGGACAGCTTTGACATCAATGCTTCAGGCGGTACCCCTCTGGCTGCGGCCTTGTGGTGGGTCATGCAGACAATGTTGTTTCTCAAGGAACAACGAAAAATCATTCTCATCATTACTGACGGAATACCCGACAGTACACACGCAGCAATCCATGCCGTGAACGTAGCGCAAAAGCTTGGTTATGAGGTGTATGGCCTTGGCATCCGTGATGAACACGTCGCCCACCTGCTGCCACAGACAAGCCGGGTCATCAACGATCTGCCCGACCTGGCACCAGGCATGTTTGACATGCTTCAGGACGCTCTGCTGAAAGGATGGGCATCATGA
- a CDS encoding flagellin N-terminal helical domain-containing protein, giving the protein MYINHNQMATQVANTLTSHYGNLSSSVQRLSTGMRINSAADDAAGLAIRELMRTDIAALQQGVRNANDAISLIQTADGALAVIDEKLIRMKELAEQAATGTYDSTQRLMIESEYQAMASEITRIANATDFNGIHLLNGNLSSDTHNGSDLTATGKMKIHFGSMNDSAEDYYYIQIGTSTASALGVGNQADKTSAAYTVSTQEAAQKALVGLNDAVVSKDKIRAHLGALQNRLENTISNLTTQTQNLQAAESRISDVDVATEMTAFVRNQILTQSAVAMLSQANSMPQMAMQLIGR; this is encoded by the coding sequence ATGTATATCAATCACAACCAGATGGCCACCCAGGTGGCCAACACGCTGACATCGCACTACGGCAATCTGTCGTCCTCGGTGCAGCGCTTGTCCACGGGCATGCGCATCAACTCCGCGGCCGACGACGCCGCCGGCCTCGCCATCCGCGAACTGATGCGTACCGACATCGCCGCTCTGCAGCAGGGTGTCCGCAACGCCAACGACGCCATTTCCCTCATCCAGACCGCCGACGGCGCTCTGGCCGTTATTGACGAAAAGCTCATACGCATGAAGGAACTGGCCGAACAGGCAGCCACCGGCACCTATGACTCCACACAGCGCCTGATGATCGAATCGGAGTACCAGGCCATGGCTTCGGAAATTACCCGAATCGCCAATGCCACGGACTTCAACGGCATTCATCTGCTGAACGGCAACCTGTCGAGCGATACGCACAACGGCAGCGATCTGACCGCCACCGGCAAGATGAAGATTCACTTCGGCAGCATGAACGACTCGGCTGAAGACTATTACTACATCCAGATCGGCACGAGCACCGCCTCTGCCCTGGGTGTGGGCAATCAGGCCGACAAGACATCTGCCGCCTACACGGTTTCCACGCAGGAAGCCGCGCAGAAGGCCCTTGTGGGCCTGAACGACGCCGTGGTCTCCAAGGACAAGATCCGCGCTCACCTTGGCGCGTTGCAGAACAGGCTGGAAAACACCATTTCCAACCTGACCACCCAGACGCAGAACCTGCAGGCTGCCGAATCCCGCATTTCCGACGTGGACGTGGCCACGGAAATGACGGCGTTCGTACGCAACCAGATCCTCACCCAGTCCGCTGTGGCCATGCTTTCGCAGGCCAACAGCATGCCCCAGATGGCTATGCAGCTTATCGGCCGCTAA
- a CDS encoding DUF3150 domain-containing protein, giving the protein MTPIISDIRILDNLLALNLNVSLWSARRKMSQEDLGGAELPPEDLASLGSKRIADPENLKVFGTLKARAFNYLDRHGVRFMSGWAIPEEKAGEIVQELCNIRNDFQKEKENFLAGYDQNVQGWIEKHHQWGEIIRNSIVGPDYVRARMDFRWQLYKVSPLEQHADNTAVLEAGLAEEVQGLGGTLFGEVAKSAEDIWRRVYHGKTEVTHKALSPLRTLHTKLTGLSFVEPHVAPVADIVQAALQRIPKKGNITGTDLLLLQGLVCLLKDSDALVAHAQKVIEGYGPAFVLDALLADPGSIHEPDGPAGQMDGIVDGGPDDTPILPDTLPVETAVPHPAIPSLGLW; this is encoded by the coding sequence ATGACACCGATTATTTCTGACATTCGCATTCTGGATAATTTGCTAGCCCTCAACCTCAATGTCAGCTTGTGGTCAGCCCGACGCAAGATGAGCCAGGAAGATCTGGGCGGAGCGGAACTGCCACCCGAAGACCTGGCGTCCCTTGGTTCCAAACGCATCGCCGACCCGGAAAACCTCAAAGTGTTCGGCACACTCAAGGCCCGCGCCTTCAACTATCTGGACAGGCATGGAGTGCGTTTCATGTCCGGCTGGGCCATTCCTGAAGAAAAAGCCGGTGAAATCGTGCAGGAGCTTTGCAACATCCGCAACGACTTCCAGAAAGAAAAAGAAAACTTTCTGGCTGGCTATGATCAAAATGTGCAGGGCTGGATAGAAAAGCATCATCAATGGGGCGAGATTATACGCAACTCCATTGTGGGGCCGGACTATGTCCGCGCCCGCATGGATTTTCGCTGGCAGTTGTACAAGGTGTCTCCGCTGGAGCAGCATGCGGATAACACAGCCGTGCTGGAAGCCGGTCTGGCAGAAGAGGTGCAGGGCCTGGGCGGTACGCTCTTTGGCGAAGTGGCCAAGTCTGCCGAGGACATTTGGCGCAGGGTTTACCACGGCAAGACGGAAGTGACCCACAAAGCGCTTTCGCCTCTGCGGACGCTGCATACCAAACTCACGGGCCTGTCCTTTGTAGAGCCTCATGTGGCCCCAGTGGCTGATATCGTGCAAGCCGCACTGCAGCGCATACCCAAGAAGGGCAATATCACCGGTACTGACTTGTTGCTCCTGCAAGGGTTGGTCTGCCTGCTCAAGGACAGTGATGCCCTGGTGGCACACGCCCAGAAAGTTATCGAAGGCTATGGCCCGGCCTTTGTGCTGGATGCCCTGCTGGCCGATCCGGGCAGTATCCACGAGCCGGACGGACCCGCTGGCCAGATGGATGGTATTGTGGATGGCGGCCCGGATGACACGCCCATCCTGCCGGATACGCTCCCAGTGGAAACGGCTGTGCCACACCCTGCCATTCCCAGCCTTGGTCTGTGGTGA
- the rimO gene encoding 30S ribosomal protein S12 methylthiotransferase RimO — MTSANKQKKIKVWSLSLGCPKNRVDSERLLGSLGAPVSHVEHMGRADLVFINTCGFIDPAVRESVRAVLDAGQRLGRCSKKPLLAVGGCMVGRYGAENLAEDLPEVDLWLPTADLDRWPGMVAEALALPTPPVRMPGGGRLLSTGPSYAWLKVGEGCRHKCAFCTIPSIRGGLHSLPAEYIVDEARALLGQGVRELALVAQDLTAWGADLGMKNGLPSLLEKLAALDGLAWLRLLYLYPSGVTPELLALIRDTGAPLLPYLDIPLQHAHPDVLSRMGRPFAGNPRRVLDAVRQILPHAALRTTFIVGYPGETDEQFESLCRFVEESAFQHVGVFAYQAEDGTEAATLPDQVPDAVKQWRRDTLMDIQADISERLLAAHVGSRMQVLVDAPHPEWPGLHSGRVWLQAPEVDGITYVSGPGVAPGALVECDIVENTEYDLTALA, encoded by the coding sequence ATGACAAGTGCAAACAAACAGAAAAAAATCAAGGTCTGGTCGCTGAGCCTGGGATGTCCCAAAAACAGGGTCGACAGCGAGCGCCTGCTCGGTTCGCTGGGTGCGCCTGTGAGCCATGTGGAGCACATGGGCCGCGCTGATCTTGTATTCATCAATACCTGTGGATTTATTGATCCCGCCGTGCGCGAATCCGTGCGCGCCGTTCTGGATGCGGGGCAGCGTCTGGGCCGTTGCAGCAAAAAGCCTCTGCTGGCTGTGGGCGGCTGCATGGTGGGCCGTTACGGTGCGGAAAACCTGGCTGAAGATCTGCCCGAAGTGGATCTGTGGCTACCCACGGCTGATCTGGACCGCTGGCCCGGCATGGTGGCCGAGGCCCTGGCCCTGCCCACGCCGCCTGTGCGTATGCCCGGCGGCGGCAGGCTGCTTTCCACGGGGCCTTCCTACGCATGGCTCAAGGTAGGCGAAGGCTGCCGGCACAAATGTGCCTTTTGCACCATTCCCTCCATCAGGGGGGGGCTGCATTCGCTGCCTGCCGAATATATTGTGGACGAGGCCCGCGCCCTGCTGGGGCAGGGAGTTCGCGAACTGGCCCTTGTGGCTCAGGATCTGACGGCCTGGGGTGCGGATCTGGGCATGAAAAACGGTCTTCCTTCCCTGCTGGAAAAACTTGCCGCGCTGGACGGTCTGGCCTGGCTGCGCCTACTCTATCTGTACCCCAGCGGAGTGACCCCGGAACTTCTTGCCCTCATACGCGATACCGGGGCACCGCTTTTGCCCTATCTGGATATTCCCCTGCAGCATGCCCACCCCGATGTACTCTCGCGCATGGGCAGGCCTTTTGCGGGCAACCCCCGGCGCGTGCTGGATGCCGTGCGGCAAATTTTGCCGCACGCGGCCCTGCGCACCACATTTATTGTGGGTTACCCCGGCGAGACGGATGAACAGTTTGAAAGCCTGTGCCGTTTTGTGGAAGAAAGCGCTTTTCAGCATGTGGGGGTATTTGCCTATCAGGCTGAAGACGGCACAGAAGCGGCGACCCTGCCGGATCAGGTGCCGGATGCGGTCAAGCAGTGGCGGCGCGATACTCTTATGGACATACAGGCAGATATCAGCGAACGCCTGCTGGCGGCCCATGTGGGCAGTCGCATGCAGGTGCTGGTGGATGCGCCGCATCCCGAGTGGCCGGGCCTGCACAGCGGGCGCGTGTGGCTTCAGGCCCCGGAGGTGGACGGCATCACCTATGTAAGCGGGCCGGGCGTCGCGCCCGGAGCGCTGGTGGAATGCGACATTGTGGAAAATACCGAATATGACCTGACCGCACTGGCCTAA
- a CDS encoding UbiX family flavin prenyltransferase — protein MTSAISPTAAADQTDNRAAMPALSPGTRPRDILVGVSGASGMPLAACLLRSLAAMPHVRVHCIISQGAHAVLRAECESGPELLAQYAHHVHDAENLGAGPSSGSWWRRGPEPAAMILAPCSMGTLGAIASGATRNLVQRSADVALKERLPLVLVPRESPLSAIHLRNMLALHEAGAVIMPLCPGFYLKPQSVDDLLLHLCGRIFDQLGLPHNLGRWPG, from the coding sequence ATGACAAGCGCCATATCCCCAACCGCTGCGGCAGACCAGACAGACAACCGCGCCGCCATGCCCGCTCTTTCGCCCGGCACCCGGCCGCGCGACATTCTGGTGGGCGTCAGCGGCGCCAGCGGCATGCCGCTGGCGGCATGTCTGCTGCGCAGCCTGGCGGCCATGCCCCATGTGCGTGTTCACTGCATCATTTCGCAAGGCGCGCATGCGGTCTTGCGCGCCGAGTGCGAATCCGGCCCGGAGCTACTCGCCCAGTACGCGCACCACGTTCACGACGCGGAAAACCTGGGGGCCGGGCCCTCCAGCGGCTCATGGTGGCGGCGCGGTCCTGAGCCTGCGGCCATGATCCTTGCGCCGTGCTCAATGGGTACACTCGGGGCCATAGCCTCGGGAGCCACACGCAACCTCGTGCAGCGTTCGGCGGATGTGGCCCTCAAAGAGCGGCTGCCGCTGGTGCTGGTCCCGAGGGAAAGCCCGCTTTCGGCCATTCACCTGCGCAACATGCTTGCCCTGCATGAAGCCGGAGCAGTTATCATGCCCCTCTGCCCGGGCTTCTATCTTAAACCCCAAAGCGTGGATGACCTGCTGCTGCACCTGTGCGGCAGAATTTTCGACCAGCTAGGCCTGCCGCACAATCTGGGCCGATGGCCGGGCTAA
- a CDS encoding putative bifunctional diguanylate cyclase/phosphodiesterase: protein MKNKPAPTDIKKNFAVAPMTCLASGRMEEQCYSGVLRSVYAEIYLLDFEKDEARELYRGDDTLLGPSGEFTLSELFTEALTRLVHPDDHNALLRFWDPLSRQDLEKNGLPFSTLDVRRKCHDLSYRWTRITAFPVRQPGGHFVYLVCVQDVDDLKRAATIVRENELLQQQKLDNLRYKAVVDHTRTLVFEWRNNDLTYISPRIGELLAGNYDGRIPFDVWREDNVLYSGDSAAFDTCLSRLALGIRSGEMTLRLRRRDGQFIWCKVTYTCLADDSPGERYIGTINDVDAATRTEQALRLRAEHDPLTGAYNTQTFFEKVEALLREYPTEPYAVLRFDVAGFKAINEAFSLEEGNRLLRGIARLIRQRINTQCEAYARLTADVFAVCITGDINRIKNFIHSLSRRLEHYSDTFRVKLFFGVCQVENRRTPAHVLCDWAYLAQKTIKGSDLANYAFYDNALRQRLHDESYITDQMYRALEQKQFKLYLQPKVELSSGRIVGAEALVRWQHPHDGLILPGRFVPLFERNGFIVRLDEYIWDLTCQNLRMWLDKGYKPMPVSVNMSRLHFNDGALTKKLVQLVDKYRLPRHLLELELTESAFFKNEKALIHIMCELQAEGFIFSMDDFGTGYSSLSTLRALPFNIVKLDRTFISDGTDNERGQIVARNTIALAKDLHMQIVAEGVETLDQACFLLSCGCNCAQGFYYSQPLDQDAFEVLSFIQEKAFWVDPQLANDARNLGLPLSDEKPFYDF, encoded by the coding sequence ATGAAAAACAAACCCGCCCCAACCGACATCAAAAAAAATTTCGCTGTAGCCCCCATGACATGCCTCGCAAGCGGCAGAATGGAAGAGCAGTGCTATTCAGGCGTGCTGCGCAGCGTCTACGCCGAAATATATCTTCTGGACTTTGAAAAGGACGAAGCGCGCGAACTGTACAGGGGCGATGACACGCTTCTGGGACCTTCGGGCGAATTCACCCTGTCGGAGCTTTTTACCGAGGCTCTGACCAGGCTCGTCCACCCTGACGACCACAATGCGCTGCTGCGCTTCTGGGACCCTTTGTCCAGGCAGGATCTTGAAAAAAACGGCCTGCCGTTCTCAACGCTTGACGTGCGCAGAAAATGCCACGACCTGAGCTACCGCTGGACGCGCATTACCGCATTTCCCGTCCGTCAGCCCGGCGGGCATTTCGTATACCTTGTCTGCGTGCAGGATGTGGACGACCTCAAGCGCGCGGCCACCATTGTGCGTGAAAATGAGCTTCTCCAGCAGCAGAAGCTCGATAACCTGCGCTACAAGGCCGTGGTGGACCATACACGCACGCTGGTATTCGAGTGGCGCAATAATGATCTTACCTACATCAGTCCCCGCATAGGCGAACTGCTGGCCGGAAATTACGATGGCCGCATTCCCTTTGATGTCTGGCGTGAGGACAATGTGCTGTACAGCGGCGACAGCGCCGCCTTTGACACCTGCCTTTCACGTCTGGCCCTGGGCATACGCTCCGGCGAAATGACCCTGCGCCTGCGCCGCCGCGACGGGCAGTTCATCTGGTGCAAGGTCACCTATACCTGCCTGGCGGACGACAGCCCGGGTGAACGCTACATCGGCACCATCAACGACGTGGATGCCGCCACCCGCACAGAGCAGGCCCTGCGCCTGCGAGCCGAGCACGATCCCCTCACAGGGGCGTACAATACCCAGACATTTTTTGAAAAGGTAGAAGCGCTGCTGCGCGAGTATCCCACAGAGCCGTACGCCGTCCTGCGCTTTGACGTGGCGGGCTTCAAGGCCATCAACGAAGCCTTCAGCCTGGAAGAAGGCAACCGCCTGCTGCGGGGCATCGCCCGCCTCATCCGCCAGCGCATCAACACCCAGTGCGAGGCTTACGCCCGCCTTACGGCCGATGTGTTTGCCGTGTGCATCACTGGCGATATCAACCGGATAAAAAACTTCATCCACTCCCTTTCCCGCAGGCTCGAGCATTACTCCGACACATTCAGGGTCAAGCTTTTCTTCGGCGTCTGCCAGGTGGAAAATCGCCGGACTCCTGCCCACGTGCTCTGCGACTGGGCCTATCTGGCGCAAAAAACCATCAAGGGCAGCGACCTTGCCAACTATGCCTTTTATGACAACGCGCTGCGCCAGCGCCTGCATGACGAAAGCTACATTACCGACCAGATGTACCGCGCACTGGAGCAAAAACAGTTCAAGCTCTACCTGCAGCCCAAGGTGGAGCTGTCGAGCGGCCGCATCGTGGGGGCCGAGGCTCTTGTACGCTGGCAGCACCCGCACGACGGACTGATCCTGCCAGGCCGCTTTGTGCCGCTTTTCGAGCGCAACGGTTTTATCGTGCGTCTCGATGAATACATCTGGGACCTCACCTGCCAGAACCTGCGCATGTGGCTAGACAAGGGCTACAAACCCATGCCCGTCTCGGTAAATATGTCGCGCCTGCACTTTAATGACGGCGCTCTGACAAAAAAACTGGTTCAGCTTGTAGACAAATACCGCCTGCCGCGCCACCTGCTCGAGCTGGAACTCACCGAAAGTGCCTTTTTCAAAAATGAAAAGGCCCTCATTCACATCATGTGTGAACTGCAGGCCGAAGGTTTTATTTTTTCAATGGATGACTTTGGTACGGGCTATTCTTCGCTGAGCACCCTGCGCGCCCTGCCGTTCAACATCGTCAAGCTGGACCGCACCTTCATCAGTGACGGCACGGACAACGAACGCGGCCAGATTGTGGCCCGCAACACTATTGCCCTTGCCAAAGACCTGCACATGCAGATCGTGGCTGAAGGCGTTGAAACCCTTGATCAGGCCTGCTTTCTGCTCAGTTGCGGCTGCAACTGCGCCCAGGGCTTCTATTATTCCCAGCCGCTGGACCAGGACGCCTTTGAGGTGCTTTCCTTTATTCAGGAAAAAGCCTTCTGGGTGGACCCCCAGCTGGCCAACGACGCCCGCAATCTGGGCCTGCCCCTCAGCGACGAAAAGCCTTTTTACGATTTCTAG
- a CDS encoding metal-dependent hydrolase, which yields MSDITWFGHSAFKISNHDVHVVIDPFLAPQYGLGVDDVGRADLVLLTHDHGDHVGEAVTICQKTGAMLGAIVGTAQKAAAGLPDSQILNGIGFNMGGTLACKGASITMTPAFHTTDSGCPAGYIVRMPDGLTVYHSGDTCVFGDMALWGQIYSIDVALLPIGGVFTMDAPQAALACKLLNCKNVIPMHWGTFPVLAQDTRDFEKELAKLDLPCSCAVMAPGQTRAFSSCR from the coding sequence ATGAGCGATATAACCTGGTTTGGACACTCGGCCTTCAAGATCAGCAACCATGACGTGCATGTGGTTATTGACCCCTTTCTGGCTCCGCAATACGGACTCGGCGTGGATGATGTGGGCCGCGCCGACCTAGTGCTTCTGACCCACGACCACGGCGACCATGTGGGCGAAGCCGTAACCATATGCCAAAAAACCGGGGCCATGCTCGGGGCCATCGTAGGCACGGCGCAAAAGGCTGCGGCCGGCCTGCCCGACAGTCAGATACTCAACGGCATCGGCTTCAACATGGGCGGCACCCTCGCCTGCAAGGGCGCCAGCATTACCATGACGCCGGCATTCCACACCACTGATTCGGGCTGTCCGGCGGGCTACATCGTGCGTATGCCCGACGGCCTCACCGTCTACCATTCCGGCGACACATGCGTTTTTGGCGACATGGCCCTGTGGGGGCAGATCTACTCCATCGATGTGGCCCTGTTGCCCATTGGCGGCGTTTTCACAATGGACGCGCCGCAGGCGGCCCTGGCCTGCAAGCTGCTCAACTGCAAAAACGTGATCCCCATGCACTGGGGAACCTTTCCCGTTCTGGCGCAGGACACCCGGGACTTTGAAAAGGAACTGGCAAAACTGGATCTGCCCTGCTCCTGTGCGGTTATGGCTCCGGGGCAGACACGCGCCTTTTCTTCGTGCCGCTGA